The genomic window GCGTCTACGCGGTCCTCGCCGTACAGGTCTGCGGCGAGAACCGCAGCCAGGTGGTCCGGCTGGAGCGCGAGACGGTCGGCACCCCGTGGACGGCCCGCACGGTCGGCACCGATCGACTCGGCCAGCAACGGCTGCGGGCGGAGACCGTCGACGGCACGGATGTGCTCTACCTGAGTGCGCCACTCAGCGAGACCACTCGCGGCACCGTCCGGTACGCGGCGATCCCGCGAGCGGCGTCGGCCGAGACCGGCGGGACCTCGCTCCAGGACATCGTGTCGGGCCTTCGTGGCGAGGCATCCGGCACGAACGTGGCACTCGGTGCGACCGTCAGCGTGTCGTCGTCGCTGCGAGCCGACACCGGCGGGGCACTCGCCGTCGACGGCGAGTGCACGGACGCGAGTCGCTGGATCTCGGCGGTCGGCGACACGGCACCCACGATCACGGCCGCCTGGCAGGCCCCGACGGCGCTCGCCGAGGTCAGGGTCAAGAGCGGCTACGCCGGGGGAGTCTCGACCGATTCGGTGCTCCGTGACTTCACCGTCGAGGTCCGGACGGGCGGTGCCTGGGTCGAGGTCGGACGGTTCGACGACAACACCGCCGGTACCGTCACCGCGACCGTGGACGGACTGGTCGTCGACGCGGTGCGCCTGCTCATCACCGACCCCTCCGCCTCGGCGACCGACGTCGCGCGGGTCTTCGAGATCGAGGCGATCGCGGCACCCGCCACCGAATCCACGAGGAACGACGATGTCCCGAGATAGCGTTGTGCTCAGTCGGGACCGCAACGGTCCCGAGCGGCCGGGATCCACCCGGTCAGCAGTGAGGAGCAGCACCATGTCGGACGCCGCTTTCGGCTCTCAGCGATCGGCACCGGTACCGCGCCGTTCGCGCACGGGCATGGTGGCGCTCGCCGTCCCGAACCTGGACGAACCGTACTTCGCGGAGCTCACGACGCTCCTCGTCCGCGGCGCCGACGAGCGTGGACTGTCGATCCTCATCCAGCACACCGAGGGCGACCACGATCGCGAGGTCGACATCGCCAACGGGGTGGGCCTGCCGCTCACGGACGGACTCATCCACATCCCCCGCTCGCTGACGGTCGGCGACCTGACGCGGCGGACCTCCCCGGGGCCGCTGGTGCTCCTCGGCGAGCACATCCAGGTGAGCCCGTTCACGCACATCTCGATCGACAACCGGGCGGCCGCCGACGCCGCGACGACCCACCTCGCCGAGGTCGGCTGCTCCCGCATCGCGTTCATCGGGCCCAGGGACGAACGTCCGTCCGACGCAGCGGATCAGCGGTACGCCGGGTATCGGGACGTGGTCGCGCGGCTCGGGCTCGCGCAGGAGCCGTCGCTCATCGGGCACGTCGACGCGTTCACCCCCGAGGAGGGACGCCGCGTGATGCGTCGGATGACCGCCGAGGGCGTCGAGCTCGACGGTGTGGTCTGCTCCAACGACTCGATCGCCTTCGGCGTGCTCGCGGCCCTCCACGAAGCCGGCCGGCGGGTTCCCGAGGAGGTCGCGGTGATCGGTATCGACGACGTCCACGCCGCCCAGTTCTCGACCCCGTCGCTCACCACGGTCGCTCCCGACTACGAGGCGATCGTGCGCGCGGCCTTCACCGAGCTCGAACGTCAGATCGCCGCCCCGCCCGGTGCCGACACGCCGGTCCGGCACGTGGTCGTCGACGCGCGGATCGTCGCGCGGAACAGCACGGCACGCTGAGGTCCATGAGCGGGAGGACAGGCCGGCGCTCCGCTGTGCCGGGGTGCTGGAAGCGGTGCGGTCAGTCGTCCATGCGGTCGTCGTCGACCGAAGCGGAAGCGACCGGCGCGAGCC from Plantibacter flavus includes these protein-coding regions:
- a CDS encoding LacI family DNA-binding transcriptional regulator; translation: MSDAAFGSQRSAPVPRRSRTGMVALAVPNLDEPYFAELTTLLVRGADERGLSILIQHTEGDHDREVDIANGVGLPLTDGLIHIPRSLTVGDLTRRTSPGPLVLLGEHIQVSPFTHISIDNRAAADAATTHLAEVGCSRIAFIGPRDERPSDAADQRYAGYRDVVARLGLAQEPSLIGHVDAFTPEEGRRVMRRMTAEGVELDGVVCSNDSIAFGVLAALHEAGRRVPEEVAVIGIDDVHAAQFSTPSLTTVAPDYEAIVRAAFTELERQIAAPPGADTPVRHVVVDARIVARNSTAR